One window from the genome of Micromonospora aurantiaca ATCC 27029 encodes:
- a CDS encoding glycoside hydrolase family 95 protein, producing MTAHRIHDTVPADDWTDAFLTGNGELGLMVHGRPHAERIVVNHHRLVLPNGTRDARAPELAGRMPHIRALVLAGRRAEAARLLTGGRELEWTQSFHPGYALTVDAAPGPVRDYRRDTDFTTGEVTVDWSGGRRRCFASRADDVAVLHLDQGDCVVGATGELPGKPADVVYEHAAYRRGGLVFLRVRARYPDAGGAYGFEGLTLLRGDVTVDGDRVRVRGPALLTTLVDRPGAPPWRTRASEGRLAALTGDYDTLLARHVPRHLGPYTRVGLDLGVPAADRALPVGELLARQAAAPDRLDPALLERLFHAGRYLLFSASGVLPPRLTGLWLGSWDAAWAGDFTTDANLNLQLAGANVGALPEVTAAHARLVAAQVDHWRANARTVYGARGLLAPSRTDGEHGHLFHVHPDWPFTAWLAGADWLLHPLHEHHMVTGEPLGEVAGWLAEVADFFADVLTVVDGRPALVPSYSPETGPYDDTGRVAPVAVNATMDVAAARHALRLAAEVTGDDRWAGVRPPDYLVDGRGALAEWAWPGSTGDEDHRHVSHLYPVWPLHEIDPDDTPELAAAAHRALTLRGDENRSAHGSLHRALAAARLRDGELVAANLRKILGADMFFRSLMSAHNPGRTTYNADAAHALPAVLIESLVQSCPGTLRLLPAPLPGLSSGTLRGITCRGRVVVEELTWTPGRVRARLVSPVAQRVVVHAPGGHRAVTLTPGRPYEVAFG from the coding sequence GTGACGGCGCACCGCATCCACGACACCGTACCGGCCGACGACTGGACGGACGCGTTCCTCACCGGCAACGGCGAGCTGGGACTCATGGTCCACGGGCGGCCGCACGCGGAACGGATCGTGGTGAACCACCACCGGCTCGTCCTGCCGAACGGCACCCGGGACGCCCGCGCGCCCGAGCTGGCCGGCCGGATGCCGCACATCCGCGCGCTGGTGCTCGCCGGACGCCGGGCCGAGGCCGCCCGGCTGCTCACCGGCGGCCGGGAACTGGAGTGGACCCAGTCGTTCCACCCCGGGTACGCGCTCACAGTCGACGCCGCGCCCGGACCGGTACGCGACTACCGGCGCGACACCGACTTCACCACCGGGGAGGTGACTGTCGACTGGTCGGGCGGGCGGCGGCGCTGCTTCGCCTCCCGCGCCGACGACGTGGCGGTGCTTCACCTCGACCAGGGCGACTGCGTGGTCGGGGCGACGGGTGAGCTGCCCGGCAAGCCGGCCGACGTGGTGTACGAGCACGCCGCGTACCGCCGCGGCGGGCTGGTGTTCCTGCGGGTCCGCGCCCGCTATCCGGACGCCGGCGGCGCGTACGGGTTCGAAGGGCTGACGTTGCTGCGCGGCGACGTGACCGTCGACGGCGACCGGGTGCGGGTACGCGGACCGGCGCTGCTCACCACGCTCGTGGACCGGCCCGGCGCGCCGCCGTGGCGTACCCGGGCCTCGGAGGGGCGGCTCGCCGCGCTGACCGGGGACTACGACACGCTGCTGGCCCGGCACGTGCCGCGCCATCTCGGCCCGTACACCCGGGTCGGCCTGGACCTCGGCGTGCCCGCCGCCGACCGGGCGCTACCAGTCGGTGAGCTGCTGGCCCGGCAGGCCGCCGCGCCGGACCGGCTGGACCCGGCGCTGCTGGAACGGCTGTTCCACGCCGGCCGGTACCTGCTGTTCAGCGCCAGCGGGGTGCTGCCGCCCCGGCTGACCGGGCTGTGGCTGGGCTCCTGGGACGCCGCGTGGGCCGGTGACTTCACCACCGACGCGAACCTGAACCTCCAACTGGCGGGCGCGAACGTGGGCGCGCTGCCCGAGGTGACAGCCGCGCACGCCCGGCTGGTCGCCGCGCAGGTGGACCACTGGCGCGCCAACGCCCGCACGGTGTACGGGGCGCGCGGGCTGCTGGCACCCAGCCGCACCGACGGCGAGCACGGGCACCTGTTCCACGTCCACCCCGACTGGCCGTTCACCGCGTGGCTGGCCGGCGCGGACTGGCTGCTGCACCCGCTGCACGAACACCACATGGTCACCGGTGAGCCGCTGGGCGAGGTGGCCGGCTGGCTGGCCGAGGTGGCGGACTTCTTCGCCGACGTGCTGACCGTCGTGGACGGGCGGCCGGCGCTGGTGCCGTCGTACTCGCCGGAGACCGGCCCGTACGACGACACCGGCCGGGTCGCGCCGGTCGCGGTCAACGCCACCATGGACGTCGCCGCCGCCCGGCACGCGCTGCGGCTGGCCGCCGAGGTGACAGGCGATGACCGGTGGGCCGGGGTGCGGCCGCCGGACTACCTGGTCGACGGGCGCGGCGCGCTCGCCGAGTGGGCGTGGCCGGGCAGCACCGGCGACGAGGACCACAGGCACGTCAGCCACCTGTATCCGGTGTGGCCGCTGCACGAGATCGACCCGGACGACACCCCGGAACTGGCCGCCGCCGCGCACCGGGCGCTGACGCTGCGCGGCGACGAGAACCGGTCCGCGCACGGCAGCCTGCACCGGGCGCTGGCGGCGGCACGGCTGCGCGACGGCGAACTGGTCGCGGCGAACCTGCGCAAGATCCTCGGCGCGGACATGTTCTTCCGGTCGTTGATGAGCGCGCACAACCCGGGCCGGACCACGTACAACGCCGACGCCGCGCACGCGCTCCCGGCGGTGCTGATCGAGTCGCTGGTGCAGTCGTGCCCGGGAACGCTGCGGCTACTGCCCGCGCCGCTACCGGGCCTGTCCTCGGGCACGCTGCGCGGCATCACCTGCCGGGGCCGGGTCGTCGTCGAGGAGCTGACCTGGACGCCGGGCCGGGTCCGGGCGCGGCTGGTGTCGCCGGTGGCGCAGCGCGTAGTCGTGCACGCGCCCGGCGGCCACCGTGCGGTGACGCTGACCCCGGGCCGGCCGTACGAGGTGGCGTTCGGCTAG
- a CDS encoding LacI family DNA-binding transcriptional regulator gives MSGRTPGEQVTIADVARHAGVAASTVSYVLSGKRTISATTRGRVLASVRALGYHPHAGARALASRKANVIALVLPLRTGMQVPVVMRFATAVVTTARRYDHDVLLVTADEGPAGLHRIAGSALVDGVLLMDVELEDSRVPLLRELALPGVLIGHPADSTGLACVDLDFRRAGELCVEHLAAAGHRRIALLGAPAAVYDRGTGFAHRTRAGVRAAAERLGVDAVTRPCEEGPAAVRRDLEALLADHPDVTGLVVQNESAVGPVLATLPLLGRRVPRDVSVVAICPDELAEQSGLTCVPVPAEEVGRQAVALLMRRLNGEPVPEVTLLEPHLTVRDTSAGR, from the coding sequence GTGAGCGGCCGGACCCCGGGTGAGCAGGTCACCATCGCCGACGTGGCCCGGCACGCCGGGGTGGCCGCCAGCACCGTGTCGTACGTGCTCAGCGGCAAGCGCACCATCTCGGCCACCACCCGGGGACGGGTGCTCGCCAGCGTCCGCGCGCTCGGCTACCACCCGCACGCCGGGGCCCGGGCGCTGGCCAGCCGCAAGGCCAACGTGATCGCGCTGGTGCTGCCGCTGCGTACCGGCATGCAGGTGCCAGTGGTGATGCGGTTCGCCACCGCCGTGGTCACCACCGCCCGGCGCTACGACCACGACGTGCTGCTGGTCACCGCCGACGAGGGACCGGCCGGGCTGCACCGCATCGCCGGCAGCGCGCTCGTCGACGGCGTGCTGCTGATGGACGTGGAGCTGGAGGACTCCCGGGTGCCGCTGCTGCGCGAGCTGGCGCTACCCGGCGTCCTGATCGGGCACCCTGCCGACAGCACCGGGCTGGCCTGCGTGGACCTCGACTTCCGGCGCGCCGGTGAGCTGTGCGTGGAACACCTGGCCGCCGCCGGGCACCGGCGGATCGCGCTGCTCGGCGCCCCCGCCGCGGTCTACGACCGGGGCACCGGGTTCGCCCACCGCACCCGCGCCGGGGTACGCGCCGCGGCCGAGCGGCTCGGCGTCGACGCGGTGACCCGGCCCTGCGAGGAGGGACCGGCCGCGGTACGCCGGGACCTGGAGGCGCTGCTCGCCGACCATCCGGACGTCACCGGGCTGGTCGTGCAGAACGAGTCGGCGGTCGGGCCGGTGCTCGCCACGCTGCCGCTGCTGGGCCGCCGGGTGCCCCGCGACGTGTCGGTGGTCGCGATCTGCCCGGACGAGCTGGCCGAGCAGTCAGGGCTCACCTGCGTGCCGGTGCCCGCCGAGGAGGTCGGACGGCAGGCGGTGGCGTTGCTGATGCGGCGCCTGAACGGCGAGCCGGTGCCGGAGGTGACGCTGCTGGAACCGCACCTCACCGTGCGGGACACCAGCGCCGGCCGGTGA
- a CDS encoding NUDIX hydrolase, whose translation MAVSPYIARLRRHVGHDLLMLYGVSGVVTDDAGRVLLARRGDNGRWSVPAGTVDPGEQPADALVREVHEETGVKVAIDRLAGVATHPVVYPNGDACEYLNIWFRCRAVGGAPAADGDESLAVAWFAPDALPDLDDWARLRIGTALTDDAPPWYAAPGQSHPALHQPDNL comes from the coding sequence ATGGCCGTCTCGCCCTACATCGCCCGGCTGCGCCGCCACGTCGGCCACGACCTGCTCATGCTGTACGGCGTCAGCGGCGTGGTCACCGACGACGCGGGACGGGTGCTGCTGGCCCGCCGGGGCGACAACGGCCGCTGGTCGGTCCCGGCGGGCACCGTCGACCCGGGCGAGCAGCCCGCCGACGCGCTGGTGCGGGAGGTCCACGAGGAGACGGGCGTGAAGGTGGCGATCGACCGGCTCGCCGGTGTCGCCACCCACCCGGTGGTCTACCCCAACGGCGACGCCTGCGAATACCTGAACATCTGGTTCCGCTGCCGGGCGGTCGGCGGGGCACCGGCGGCCGACGGCGACGAGTCGCTGGCGGTGGCCTGGTTCGCGCCGGACGCGCTGCCCGACCTGGACGACTGGGCGCGGCTGCGGATCGGCACCGCGCTCACCGACGACGCCCCGCCCTGGTACGCCGCGCCGGGACAGAGTCACCCGGCGCTGCACCAGCCCGACAATCTCTAG
- a CDS encoding SDR family NAD(P)-dependent oxidoreductase: MSAAGRERTGVNAPGRGSGLAGRRVLVTGARGTFGQHLGAALTAAGAHVVGLDLHADPDVTPPVLGVDLTDPAATPPAVAAAVDRLGGLDLLVNNAGVGGPAPAELPPDEVVRRQIEVNLLAAWRTTAAAMPALEAARGRVIFVASRMAVLPLPLAAAYGVSKRALVAYADALRHEVGTHVGVSVVYPSMVASPIHDSTVAAGLSLSGVSRPEPVEGVVAAILRAATARRAPRDVATTRRGRIELALARHAPALADRMVRRTVATRLAAGDLDGAALAEGMVRRHRQDRR, encoded by the coding sequence ATGAGCGCGGCAGGCCGTGAGCGGACCGGAGTGAACGCGCCGGGCCGTGGCAGCGGGCTGGCCGGACGGCGGGTGCTCGTCACCGGCGCCCGGGGCACGTTCGGGCAGCACCTGGGCGCGGCGCTCACCGCCGCCGGCGCCCACGTGGTCGGGCTGGACCTGCACGCCGACCCCGACGTCACACCGCCGGTGCTCGGCGTCGACCTGACCGACCCGGCCGCGACGCCACCGGCGGTGGCCGCGGCCGTCGACCGGCTCGGCGGGCTGGACCTGCTCGTCAACAACGCCGGTGTCGGCGGGCCCGCGCCCGCCGAGCTGCCGCCGGACGAGGTGGTACGCCGCCAGATCGAGGTGAACCTGCTCGCCGCCTGGCGGACCACCGCCGCCGCGATGCCGGCCCTGGAGGCGGCCCGCGGCCGGGTGATCTTCGTGGCCAGCCGGATGGCGGTGCTGCCGCTGCCGCTGGCCGCCGCGTACGGGGTCAGCAAGCGGGCGCTCGTCGCGTACGCCGACGCGCTGCGCCACGAAGTCGGCACCCACGTGGGCGTCAGCGTCGTCTACCCGAGCATGGTCGCCTCCCCGATCCACGACAGCACCGTGGCGGCCGGGCTGTCGCTGAGCGGGGTGTCCCGCCCGGAGCCGGTCGAGGGGGTGGTGGCCGCGATCCTGCGCGCCGCGACCGCCCGGCGCGCGCCACGGGACGTCGCCACCACCCGGCGCGGCCGGATCGAACTGGCGCTGGCCCGGCACGCTCCGGCGCTGGCCGACCGGATGGTGCGCCGTACCGTCGCCACAAGACTGGCCGCCGGTGACCTGGACGGTGCGGCGCTGGCCGAGGGCATGGTCCGGCGGCACCGGCAGGACCGCCGGTAG
- a CDS encoding MFS transporter, whose amino-acid sequence MTGLDQRSDAVTLPRGPLVGFATGSLGMGVWVTVPGLLLLYFLTDVLAVAPWLAGLTLLLPKIADVLLHPWIGHRCDVEQARRGHRRRLLLAGCALPLAFAALFAVPGGLTGAAAAGWVAVFFVAGNLLFAAYQVPYLATPADLRIGYHERTRLMAFRMVVLTLGILVSGLLAPLLAGGDDATRDGYLRMGVVLAAGMLAAMLVGVAGIGRLRRTAADTAPPHGPGGWRALAASLWDRQFRWLVGAYLAMSTTTHLVLAGVPYYAEYELGRPGLTTVLVAAFVAPALLVTPGWLAVARRIGKQRALLAGQAAFAAGSLVLAIGRPAGLPVLVAAVAVLGVAFAGMQLLPFSMLPDVIRAAGGTERAGTYTGVWTATEATGAALGPYAYALCLAAGGFVASTAGQTVTQSPTALDALRYGFGLLPAAVMVVAVLLQRRYTLDGAARADAAG is encoded by the coding sequence ATGACCGGGCTGGATCAGCGCTCCGACGCGGTCACCCTGCCGCGCGGCCCGCTCGTCGGGTTCGCCACCGGCTCACTCGGCATGGGCGTCTGGGTCACCGTGCCCGGGCTGCTGCTGCTCTACTTCCTGACCGACGTGCTGGCGGTCGCGCCGTGGCTCGCCGGGCTCACGCTGCTGCTGCCGAAGATCGCCGACGTGCTGCTGCACCCGTGGATCGGGCACCGCTGCGACGTGGAGCAGGCCCGCCGGGGCCACCGCCGCCGGCTGCTGCTGGCCGGATGTGCGCTGCCGCTGGCGTTCGCCGCCCTGTTCGCGGTGCCCGGCGGCCTCACCGGCGCCGCCGCGGCCGGCTGGGTGGCGGTCTTCTTCGTCGCCGGCAACCTGCTGTTCGCCGCGTACCAGGTGCCCTACCTGGCGACCCCGGCGGACCTGCGGATCGGCTACCACGAGCGGACCCGGCTGATGGCGTTCCGGATGGTGGTGCTGACGCTCGGCATCCTGGTCTCCGGACTGCTCGCGCCGCTGCTGGCCGGCGGCGACGACGCCACACGCGACGGTTACCTGCGGATGGGCGTGGTGCTGGCGGCCGGGATGCTCGCCGCGATGCTGGTCGGCGTCGCCGGGATCGGCCGGCTGCGCCGCACCGCCGCCGACACGGCCCCGCCGCACGGCCCGGGCGGGTGGCGGGCGCTGGCGGCGAGCCTGTGGGACCGGCAGTTCCGCTGGCTGGTCGGCGCGTACCTGGCCATGTCCACCACCACCCACCTGGTGCTCGCCGGGGTGCCCTACTACGCCGAGTACGAACTGGGCCGCCCCGGACTCACCACCGTGCTGGTGGCCGCGTTCGTCGCACCCGCGCTGCTGGTCACCCCGGGCTGGCTGGCGGTGGCGCGGCGGATCGGCAAGCAACGTGCCCTGCTCGCCGGGCAGGCCGCGTTCGCCGCCGGGTCGCTGGTGCTGGCGATCGGCCGCCCCGCCGGACTGCCGGTCCTGGTGGCCGCCGTGGCGGTGCTCGGGGTGGCGTTCGCCGGCATGCAACTGCTGCCGTTCTCGATGCTGCCCGACGTGATCCGCGCGGCAGGCGGCACCGAGCGGGCCGGCACGTACACCGGGGTGTGGACCGCCACCGAGGCCACCGGCGCCGCGCTCGGCCCCTACGCGTACGCGCTGTGCCTCGCCGCCGGCGGGTTCGTGGCCTCGACCGCCGGGCAGACCGTGACCCAGTCCCCGACCGCGCTGGACGCGCTGCGCTACGGCTTCGGGCTGCTGCCCGCCGCCGTGATGGTGGTCGCCGTGCTGCTCCAACGCCGCTACACCCTCGACGGCGCGGCCCGGGCGGACGCCGCCGGATAG
- a CDS encoding TetR/AcrR family transcriptional regulator — protein sequence MTMPRRRPGRPRRDDQRPTRDLVLAAATALFAERGFDAVSVRDVAAAAGVDAATVVHHTGTKAQLYDACFARVFSAEREVIEAAGERARAALAAGPQDALRALHDLVDVFVDFLEDRPETTALWLRRWLEPQRHGELDRRYAAPLYGLVEELLVAASGAGALTEPTPHVTVRSLVWAVHGHVVALAAGTGSGARERREFRAFVHRFLDALYAGGPGDTRP from the coding sequence ATGACCATGCCTCGCCGCCGTCCGGGCCGGCCCCGCCGCGACGACCAGCGGCCGACCCGTGACCTGGTGCTCGCCGCCGCCACCGCCTTGTTCGCCGAGCGGGGCTTCGACGCGGTGAGCGTCCGCGACGTCGCCGCCGCGGCGGGGGTGGACGCGGCCACCGTCGTGCACCACACCGGCACCAAGGCGCAGCTCTACGACGCCTGCTTCGCCCGGGTGTTCAGCGCCGAGCGGGAGGTCATCGAGGCAGCAGGGGAACGCGCCCGGGCGGCCCTGGCAGCGGGCCCGCAGGACGCGCTGCGGGCGCTGCACGACCTGGTGGACGTGTTCGTCGACTTCCTGGAGGACCGGCCGGAGACGACCGCGCTGTGGCTGCGCCGCTGGCTGGAGCCGCAGCGGCACGGCGAGCTGGACCGCCGCTACGCCGCCCCGCTGTACGGGCTGGTCGAGGAGCTGCTGGTGGCGGCGTCCGGGGCCGGCGCGCTGACCGAGCCGACCCCGCACGTGACGGTGCGTTCCCTGGTCTGGGCGGTGCACGGGCACGTGGTGGCGCTCGCCGCCGGGACCGGCTCGGGGGCTCGGGAGCGCCGGGAGTTCCGGGCGTTCGTGCACCGATTCCTCGACGCGCTGTATGCCGGCGGCCCGGGAGACACCCGCCCTTGA
- a CDS encoding pyridoxamine 5'-phosphate oxidase family protein — protein MGKTYERIDGRLRDFIEAQPMFFVATAPLSGDGTVNLSPKGLRGCFAVLDEHTVAYLDFAGSNAETIAHLRENGRITLMWCAFAGPPNIVRVHGRGEPVFRDDPRWPGLLAHFPDIDPGPHGLRAIIVVRAELVRDTCGYAVPFMTYDADRDLHERRFAREDDVSLSAYFAGKDHVATSIDGLPGLPLPLPPTPAG, from the coding sequence ATGGGAAAGACGTACGAGCGCATCGACGGGCGGCTGCGGGACTTCATCGAGGCGCAGCCGATGTTCTTCGTGGCCACCGCCCCGCTGTCAGGTGACGGCACCGTCAACCTGTCCCCGAAAGGGCTGCGCGGCTGCTTCGCGGTGCTCGACGAGCACACCGTGGCGTACCTGGACTTCGCCGGCAGCAACGCCGAGACCATCGCCCACCTGCGGGAGAACGGCCGGATCACGCTGATGTGGTGCGCGTTCGCCGGCCCGCCGAACATCGTGCGGGTGCACGGGCGCGGTGAGCCGGTGTTCCGCGACGACCCGCGCTGGCCCGGCCTGCTTGCCCACTTCCCGGACATCGACCCGGGTCCGCACGGGCTGCGGGCGATCATCGTGGTGCGCGCCGAGCTGGTCCGCGACACCTGCGGCTACGCGGTGCCGTTCATGACCTACGACGCCGACCGTGACCTGCACGAACGGCGGTTCGCCCGGGAGGACGACGTGTCGCTGAGCGCGTACTTCGCCGGCAAGGACCACGTCGCCACCAGCATCGACGGGCTGCCCGGCCTGCCGTTGCCGCTGCCGCCGACCCCGGCGGGGTGA
- a CDS encoding peptide MFS transporter, translating into MSSDAPVGARPPAGKTFFGHPRALSTLFLTEMWERFSFYGMRAILVLYLTAAVADGGLNLGESSANAVYGTYNAMVYLMALPGGWVADRLIGARRSVLWGGVVIAAGHYVMAIPTGWSVFAGMALIVLGTGLLKPNISTMVGDLYERDSPRRDAGFSIFYMGINLGAFIAPLITGFLGEKINWHLGFGAAAVGMTFGVLQYVLGRRNLGEAGARPADPLLGADRRRALTRVGVASVVVLAVLLVLLVAGWFTVDTVVNLLTVVTVLVTVGYFARILTDREISGTERSRMKAYVWLFLFAASFWLIYDQAGSVLNIFAADQTDRSVGGFTFPASWLQSVNPILIIIGAPLAAALWLKLGHRVSTPTKFAVGLVLNGLSFVLMAAAAQAAVGGDLVSPLWLVAVYAIQVAGELSLSPVGLSATTKLAPVKYASQMLGLWFLATAVGDAIGGQVARLAGTWSQPVYFLTFGLASVVLGLAAVMFTRQIRHLMAGIH; encoded by the coding sequence ATGAGCAGTGACGCGCCGGTCGGGGCCCGACCACCAGCCGGGAAGACCTTCTTCGGTCACCCCCGCGCGCTGTCCACGCTCTTCCTCACCGAGATGTGGGAGCGGTTCAGCTTCTACGGCATGCGGGCGATCCTCGTGCTGTACCTGACCGCCGCGGTCGCCGACGGCGGACTGAACCTCGGCGAGTCCAGCGCCAACGCCGTGTACGGCACCTACAACGCCATGGTCTACCTGATGGCGCTGCCCGGCGGCTGGGTCGCCGACCGGCTGATCGGCGCGCGGCGCAGCGTGCTGTGGGGCGGCGTGGTGATCGCCGCCGGTCACTACGTGATGGCGATCCCCACCGGGTGGAGCGTGTTCGCCGGCATGGCGCTGATCGTGCTCGGCACCGGCCTGCTCAAACCGAACATCTCCACCATGGTCGGTGACCTGTACGAGCGGGACTCGCCGCGCCGCGACGCCGGGTTCTCCATCTTCTACATGGGCATCAACCTGGGCGCGTTCATCGCGCCGCTGATCACCGGCTTCCTCGGCGAGAAGATCAACTGGCATCTGGGGTTCGGCGCCGCCGCGGTCGGCATGACCTTCGGCGTGCTCCAGTACGTGCTGGGCCGCCGCAACCTCGGCGAAGCCGGTGCCCGCCCGGCGGACCCGCTGCTCGGCGCCGACCGGCGGCGCGCGCTGACCCGCGTCGGCGTGGCGAGCGTCGTGGTGCTCGCCGTCCTGCTGGTGCTGCTGGTGGCCGGCTGGTTCACCGTCGACACGGTGGTCAACCTGCTCACAGTGGTGACGGTGCTGGTGACAGTCGGCTACTTCGCGCGGATCCTCACCGACCGGGAGATCAGCGGCACCGAACGCAGCCGGATGAAGGCGTACGTGTGGCTGTTCCTGTTCGCCGCCTCGTTCTGGCTCATCTACGACCAGGCCGGGTCGGTGCTGAACATCTTCGCCGCCGACCAGACCGACCGGTCGGTGGGCGGGTTCACGTTCCCGGCGTCCTGGTTGCAGTCGGTGAACCCGATCCTCATCATCATCGGCGCGCCGCTGGCCGCCGCGCTGTGGCTCAAACTCGGCCACCGGGTGTCCACGCCCACGAAGTTCGCCGTCGGCCTGGTGCTCAACGGCCTGTCGTTCGTGTTGATGGCCGCCGCCGCGCAGGCCGCCGTCGGCGGCGACCTGGTCTCACCGCTGTGGCTCGTCGCGGTGTACGCGATCCAGGTCGCCGGTGAGCTGTCCCTGAGCCCGGTCGGCCTGTCCGCCACCACGAAACTCGCCCCGGTCAAGTACGCGAGCCAGATGCTGGGCCTGTGGTTCCTCGCCACCGCCGTCGGCGACGCCATCGGCGGTCAGGTGGCCCGGCTGGCCGGCACCTGGTCCCAGCCGGTCTACTTCCTGACCTTCGGGCTGGCCTCGGTGGTGCTGGGCCTGGCCGCGGTGATGTTCACCCGCCAGATCCGGCACCTGATGGCCGGCATCCACTGA
- a CDS encoding RNA polymerase-binding protein RbpA, which produces MGERMLRGSRLGAVSYESDRNTELAPRQTREYLCAKGHQFEVPFAVDAEVPTTWECKFDGSVARLVDGTEPEQKKAKPPRTHWDMLLERRSIAELEDILAERLQEVRTRRGRA; this is translated from the coding sequence ATGGGCGAGCGCATGCTGCGCGGTAGCCGGCTGGGAGCGGTCAGCTACGAGTCCGACCGCAACACGGAGCTCGCGCCGCGTCAGACCCGCGAGTACCTCTGCGCCAAGGGCCACCAGTTCGAGGTGCCGTTCGCCGTCGACGCCGAGGTCCCGACGACCTGGGAGTGCAAGTTCGACGGCAGCGTGGCCCGTCTGGTCGACGGCACCGAGCCGGAGCAGAAGAAGGCCAAGCCGCCGCGTACCCACTGGGACATGCTGCTGGAGCGGCGCTCGATCGCCGAGCTGGAGGACATCCTCGCCGAGCGGCTCCAGGAGGTCCGCACCCGCCGCGGTCGTGCCTGA
- a CDS encoding flavin-containing monooxygenase, with amino-acid sequence MATPRVAVVGAGAAGLATLKALADAGVPAVAFEAADTLGGLWVYGAPGSPAYRTLHLNTSKGRTEFADHPMPADWPDYPDHARVAGYLGDYADRFGLREAVRLRHTVEQVTRTGDGWRVRATGPDGPVEVDVEAVVVANGHNRVPKRPEPYPGECAAEQMHSHDYRGPEQLAGRRVLVVGGGNSAMDIAVDASYAAERTLLSLRRGVWVVPKYLLGRPSDTLNGALARRLPWRLRQRISQTMITTAVGPPTRYGLPAPAHGFLQDHPTLSDALLSRLTHGDIQARPGIARFDGDRVEFTDGRHDEIDLVVWCTGYRVEVPFLDPALLGDGADRLPLYRHVFHLDAPGLAFVGLMQSTGAAFPLVEAQARLVAARLAGTWTPPDPARQAAACRDELRAATARWGQRRPHMRVDFDVYLAELGRELAAGRRRAGAAR; translated from the coding sequence ATGGCCACACCCAGGGTCGCTGTCGTCGGCGCCGGAGCCGCCGGGCTGGCCACGCTCAAGGCGCTCGCCGACGCCGGTGTCCCGGCGGTGGCGTTCGAGGCGGCGGACACGCTCGGCGGCCTCTGGGTGTACGGCGCCCCCGGCTCGCCCGCGTACCGGACGCTGCACCTGAACACCAGCAAGGGGCGCACCGAGTTCGCCGACCATCCGATGCCCGCCGACTGGCCCGACTACCCCGACCACGCCCGCGTCGCCGGCTACCTCGGCGACTACGCCGACCGGTTCGGGCTGCGCGAGGCGGTACGGCTGCGGCACACCGTCGAGCAGGTCACCCGCACCGGCGACGGCTGGCGGGTGCGGGCCACCGGCCCGGACGGCCCGGTCGAGGTCGACGTCGAGGCGGTGGTGGTCGCCAACGGGCACAACCGGGTGCCGAAGCGACCCGAGCCGTACCCGGGCGAGTGCGCCGCCGAGCAGATGCACAGCCACGACTACCGCGGCCCGGAACAGCTCGCCGGGCGACGGGTCCTCGTGGTCGGTGGCGGCAACTCGGCCATGGACATCGCCGTCGACGCCTCGTACGCCGCCGAACGCACGCTGCTGTCGCTGCGCCGCGGCGTGTGGGTGGTGCCCAAGTACCTGCTCGGCCGCCCGTCGGACACGCTCAACGGCGCGCTGGCCCGGCGGCTGCCCTGGCGGCTGCGGCAGCGGATCAGCCAGACCATGATCACCACTGCGGTCGGCCCGCCCACCCGGTACGGGCTGCCCGCACCGGCGCACGGCTTCCTCCAGGACCACCCGACGCTGTCCGACGCGCTGCTGTCCCGGCTCACCCACGGCGACATCCAGGCCCGGCCCGGCATCGCCCGCTTCGACGGCGACCGGGTCGAGTTCACCGACGGCCGCCACGACGAGATCGACCTGGTCGTCTGGTGCACCGGCTACCGGGTGGAGGTGCCGTTCCTCGACCCGGCGCTGCTCGGCGACGGCGCCGACCGGCTGCCGCTGTACCGGCACGTGTTCCACCTGGACGCCCCCGGTCTGGCGTTCGTCGGGCTCATGCAGTCCACCGGCGCGGCGTTCCCCCTGGTCGAGGCGCAGGCCCGGCTGGTGGCCGCGCGCCTGGCCGGCACCTGGACGCCACCGGATCCGGCCCGGCAGGCCGCCGCCTGCCGCGACGAGTTGCGCGCCGCCACCGCCCGGTGGGGGCAGCGCCGCCCGCACATGCGCGTGGACTTCGACGTCTACCTGGCCGAACTGGGCCGCGAACTGGCCGCCGGGCGGCGCCGCGCCGGAGCGGCCCGATGA